One segment of Nostoc piscinale CENA21 DNA contains the following:
- a CDS encoding Crp/Fnr family transcriptional regulator, whose product MTSLSSAERSLLPMQSPSSFSEASRPFLTWQRILDWAQEHYRCRTFSKDERIPARPGLLYLVQRGAIRMVGTAQVSATASQLTSRRINRTPEEAFLGFVGAGQPFEIVAQSPFTLQAYAHVDQTAVLWMYWHDLDNWPHFRREVMDAFRYQHQRKLLWLSALGQRRTIDRLLGFLTLLIEEYGEPAMSETDPDVIRGYCLPFPLTHAQIGSAIGSTRVTVTRLMGKLRQRGLILTQGDNLICLPAESINRAS is encoded by the coding sequence ATGACGTCTTTGTCTTCAGCCGAACGCTCTTTGTTACCTATGCAATCTCCATCCTCCTTTTCTGAGGCATCACGCCCCTTTTTGACTTGGCAACGTATTCTTGATTGGGCTCAAGAACACTATCGTTGCCGCACCTTTAGCAAAGATGAGCGCATTCCAGCTAGACCTGGTTTGCTGTATTTGGTGCAAAGAGGTGCGATCCGTATGGTAGGTACCGCTCAAGTGAGTGCTACTGCCAGTCAGTTAACATCTCGACGCATTAACAGAACTCCAGAAGAAGCCTTCTTGGGTTTTGTGGGAGCAGGACAACCATTTGAAATTGTGGCTCAGTCACCGTTCACCCTCCAGGCATACGCCCATGTTGATCAAACTGCGGTGCTGTGGATGTACTGGCATGATTTAGACAACTGGCCTCACTTCCGGCGCGAGGTTATGGATGCCTTTAGGTATCAGCATCAGCGTAAATTGTTGTGGCTGAGTGCCTTGGGTCAGCGGCGCACAATTGACCGCCTCTTAGGATTCCTCACCTTGTTAATTGAGGAATATGGCGAACCCGCAATGAGCGAAACTGATCCCGATGTGATTCGTGGCTATTGTTTGCCTTTCCCGCTTACTCATGCCCAAATTGGTAGTGCGATCGGCTCTACTCGTGTAACTGTGACCCGCTTAATGGGCAAATTGCGTCAAAGAGGTTTAATCCTCACTCAAGGAGATAATCTCATTTGCTTGCCAGCAGAGTCGATTAATAGAGCAAGCTAA
- a CDS encoding NnrU family protein — protein MSTMPNPLFTPSHFVMLGLQFAFAIAHSGGAALRPLAEKHIGARLYRILFALVSLPLAVILITYFFNHRYDGWQLWQVQGVPGIQAVVWVLSAISFVFLYPATFNLLEIAAIQKPQVHLYETGIIRITRHPQMVGQIIWCVAHTLWLGTSFTLVTSVGLVLHHLFGVWHGDRRLSQRYGEAFELVKQRTSIIPFQAVIDGRQSLKWQEFLRPAYLGVAIFVALLWWLHPLLIVATSKIKW, from the coding sequence ATGTCTACGATGCCTAATCCTTTGTTTACTCCCAGTCATTTTGTCATGTTGGGGTTACAATTTGCTTTTGCGATCGCCCACAGTGGCGGGGCTGCTCTACGTCCATTGGCTGAGAAGCACATAGGAGCAAGGCTTTATCGCATTTTGTTTGCATTAGTTAGTTTACCGTTGGCGGTCATCCTAATTACTTACTTTTTTAACCATCGTTATGACGGCTGGCAACTCTGGCAGGTACAAGGAGTCCCAGGAATACAAGCTGTAGTTTGGGTGTTGTCAGCAATTTCGTTTGTGTTTTTGTATCCTGCCACCTTCAATCTACTAGAAATTGCTGCTATTCAAAAGCCCCAAGTTCATCTGTATGAAACTGGGATTATCCGTATTACCCGTCATCCCCAGATGGTAGGACAAATTATTTGGTGTGTCGCCCATACGCTGTGGTTAGGGACAAGCTTTACTTTGGTCACATCTGTGGGTCTAGTCTTACATCACTTATTTGGAGTTTGGCATGGCGATCGCCGCTTATCCCAACGCTACGGCGAAGCTTTTGAACTTGTTAAACAAAGAACGTCCATTATCCCTTTCCAAGCTGTTATTGATGGTCGTCAGTCTCTGAAATGGCAAGAATTTCTCCGCCCTGCTTATTTAGGAGTAGCAATCTTTGTTGCTCTACTGTGGTGGTTACATCCACTGTTGATCGTCGCAACTAGTAAAATAAAATGGTGA
- a CDS encoding serine/threonine-protein kinase — MEAYCTRPRCPRPKNYFADLDEATTLKTAQQKYCATCGMPLILDGRYMSTKLLGRGGFASAFLARDRRIPGIRACVVKQFQPAGDISANQLRIAQQLFEREADVLAEIGREHEQIPELYAFFQITVPSFTQPNHEEQFFYLVQEYIDGLNLEEELTQKGKFSETAILYMLQEILKILKFVHDKSIIHRDIKPSNIMRRQDGKLFLLDFGAVKQVTNVASGTVASSTGIYSAGFAPPEQMTGNQVFPCTDLYALAVTAVTLLTGESATQLFDPLINQWTWRSHVDIDPHLANVLDKMLLPAVSQRFQSAEEVLKELFPQFIPPTTLTNTPTQPPVIQPPASFSTTDLLSGAAVSGFEGALIAIALSSLIPLAIIAVSIAIVILSVMVFAQTRRWIKTTNLLIVAAITFAIILFVPSLQAGMDIQQIVILGITGSLVAIAVTALFKLIYRLLSMMF; from the coding sequence ATGGAAGCTTACTGCACTCGTCCACGCTGCCCCCGCCCAAAAAACTATTTTGCCGACCTAGATGAAGCGACAACCCTCAAAACAGCGCAGCAAAAATATTGCGCTACCTGTGGTATGCCGCTCATCCTTGATGGAAGATATATGTCTACCAAATTACTGGGTCGGGGAGGATTTGCCTCTGCCTTTCTTGCACGCGATCGCCGCATTCCTGGAATTCGTGCCTGTGTAGTCAAACAGTTCCAGCCTGCGGGAGACATTAGTGCTAATCAACTACGCATCGCTCAACAATTATTTGAACGAGAAGCAGATGTCTTAGCCGAAATTGGCCGAGAACACGAACAAATCCCAGAACTCTACGCTTTTTTCCAAATTACCGTTCCTAGTTTTACCCAACCCAATCACGAAGAACAGTTTTTTTACTTAGTCCAAGAATATATCGATGGGCTGAACCTTGAGGAAGAATTAACTCAAAAGGGGAAGTTTTCCGAGACAGCAATTTTATATATGTTGCAGGAAATTCTCAAAATCCTCAAGTTTGTTCATGATAAAAGCATTATTCATCGGGATATCAAGCCCTCGAATATTATGCGCCGCCAAGATGGGAAATTATTTCTCTTAGATTTTGGTGCAGTCAAGCAAGTGACAAATGTGGCATCAGGGACAGTCGCCTCATCGACAGGAATTTACTCCGCCGGATTTGCCCCACCAGAACAAATGACAGGAAATCAAGTATTTCCTTGTACAGACTTATATGCCTTAGCTGTGACTGCTGTGACTTTACTCACAGGTGAATCAGCCACTCAATTATTCGATCCGCTAATTAATCAGTGGACTTGGCGATCGCATGTGGATATTGACCCCCACCTCGCTAATGTTTTAGATAAAATGCTGTTGCCTGCTGTCAGTCAACGGTTTCAATCAGCCGAGGAAGTACTGAAAGAACTGTTTCCGCAGTTCATCCCTCCAACTACACTCACAAACACACCAACTCAACCGCCAGTTATACAGCCACCTGCCAGTTTTTCTACCACAGATTTATTGTCAGGGGCTGCTGTTAGCGGTTTTGAAGGTGCATTGATAGCGATCGCTTTATCTAGTCTGATACCATTAGCTATAATCGCTGTCAGTATTGCCATCGTGATTTTGAGTGTGATGGTTTTTGCTCAAACTCGACGCTGGATAAAAACCACAAATTTATTGATTGTGGCGGCAATTACCTTTGCAATCATTCTTTTTGTTCCTTCCTTGCAGGCAGGAATGGATATCCAACAAATAGTAATACTAGGAATTACTGGTAGCTTAGTAGCTATTGCCGTAACAGCACTATTTAAACTGATATATAGATTATTGTCTATGATGTTTTAA
- a CDS encoding DALR anticodon-binding domain-containing protein, with translation MEIANTLGPRLLATSGDVFMVKIVPPGWIYFELKSTYLASWLQSWVMGCSEQPGKMGTENTTPKFKNHNPSHIFAIQYAYARCCSLILLGHREGLIKLREPLPHTSTTLWQPVFQQPIPWLNHDNQLWLHHSTDMDLLAELVQVVDDLVYSEIADAIHWQKTALKLSQVWEKFWCQCRIWGDVKIHSLELAQARLGLVILTQHLLRYLLVEKLGVAALWQL, from the coding sequence ATGGAAATAGCTAATACTCTTGGCCCTAGATTATTGGCGACCAGTGGCGACGTATTTATGGTTAAAATTGTTCCACCTGGTTGGATTTATTTTGAATTGAAATCAACCTATTTGGCAAGTTGGCTACAAAGCTGGGTGATGGGGTGCAGCGAACAACCTGGAAAGATGGGAACAGAAAACACAACTCCCAAATTTAAAAATCACAACCCATCCCATATATTTGCTATTCAATACGCTTATGCAAGATGTTGTTCATTAATCTTGCTAGGTCATCGTGAGGGATTAATTAAACTGCGGGAACCTTTACCACATACAAGCACAACATTATGGCAACCAGTATTTCAACAACCAATACCTTGGTTGAATCATGACAACCAACTTTGGCTGCATCATTCCACAGATATGGATTTACTGGCTGAGTTAGTGCAAGTAGTTGACGACTTGGTATATTCGGAGATTGCTGATGCAATTCACTGGCAAAAAACCGCTTTGAAGTTGAGTCAGGTATGGGAAAAATTTTGGTGTCAGTGTCGCATTTGGGGTGATGTAAAAATTCATTCACTAGAATTAGCTCAAGCTCGTTTGGGTTTAGTAATATTGACCCAGCATTTGCTGAGATATTTACTAGTAGAAAAACTAGGAGTTGCTGCTTTGTGGCAGCTATGA
- a CDS encoding thioredoxin family protein, whose product MVLSVSERTFTQEVLESPVPVLVNFEAPWCGLCRIIHPLLLQFKSQCGEQIKLVGVNADENFKLSNTYRLKSLPTLLLVENGIIRHRLEGFRGRDDLRLALEEIKLTYTNRSKTYNHSQTADLECRTA is encoded by the coding sequence ATGGTGTTGTCGGTTAGTGAGCGGACATTTACTCAAGAAGTTTTAGAATCTCCAGTACCTGTTTTAGTTAATTTTGAAGCACCTTGGTGCGGCTTATGCCGTATCATCCACCCTTTGTTGTTGCAATTTAAATCTCAATGCGGGGAGCAAATTAAATTGGTGGGAGTGAATGCAGATGAAAACTTCAAATTATCCAACACTTATCGTCTCAAGTCACTACCCACTTTACTTTTAGTAGAAAACGGCATTATCCGACATCGCCTAGAAGGTTTTCGTGGTAGAGACGATTTACGTCTGGCTCTAGAAGAAATCAAGCTCACCTATACCAATCGTTCTAAAACATACAACCACTCCCAAACAGCAGATTTAGAATGTCGCACTGCATAA
- a CDS encoding LysR family transcriptional regulator, with protein MSDLPFTLDQLRILKAIAQEGSFKRAADSLYVSQPAVSLQVQNLERQLDVPLFDRGGRRAQLTEAGHLLLSYGEKILSLCQETCRAIEDLQNLQGGTLIVGASQTTGTYLLPRMIGMFRQKYPDVAVQLHVHSTRRTAWSVANGQVDLAIIGGEIPGELAESLEIIPYAEDELALILPVFHPFAKLETIQKDDLYKLQFIALDSQSTIRKVIDQVLARCEIDTRRFKIEMELNSIEAIKNAVQSGLGAAFVSTSAIAKELQMGVLHCASIEGVTVKRTLWLIFNPNRYRSKAAEAFSQEILPQFATPGWNQDLIKLSQKKLVVNTFDVATPSSSDEG; from the coding sequence ATGTCTGACCTTCCTTTCACTTTAGATCAGTTACGTATCCTGAAAGCGATCGCACAAGAAGGGAGCTTCAAGCGTGCCGCTGATAGTCTTTATGTCTCCCAACCTGCCGTGAGTTTGCAAGTGCAGAACCTGGAACGGCAACTAGATGTCCCTTTATTTGACCGTGGCGGCCGTCGCGCCCAATTAACCGAAGCTGGACATCTACTGTTAAGTTACGGCGAAAAAATCCTCAGTCTGTGCCAAGAAACCTGTCGTGCTATTGAGGATTTGCAAAATCTCCAAGGTGGTACTTTAATTGTCGGTGCATCTCAAACCACCGGGACTTATTTATTACCCCGGATGATTGGGATGTTTCGCCAAAAATATCCCGATGTGGCAGTGCAACTGCACGTTCACTCGACGCGTCGGACTGCTTGGAGTGTCGCCAACGGCCAAGTTGATTTAGCCATCATCGGTGGGGAAATTCCTGGTGAATTAGCCGAATCTTTAGAAATTATTCCTTACGCTGAAGATGAGTTAGCCCTGATTCTGCCAGTATTCCATCCCTTTGCTAAACTGGAAACAATTCAAAAAGACGACTTATATAAATTACAATTCATCGCTTTAGATTCCCAATCCACTATTCGCAAAGTCATCGATCAAGTACTAGCACGCTGCGAAATTGATACCAGACGTTTCAAAATCGAAATGGAACTCAATTCCATTGAAGCAATCAAAAATGCTGTGCAATCAGGCTTAGGGGCGGCTTTCGTCTCGACATCCGCGATCGCCAAAGAACTCCAAATGGGTGTACTGCACTGCGCCTCAATTGAAGGTGTGACCGTCAAGCGCACACTCTGGCTGATTTTTAATCCCAACCGATATAGATCCAAAGCCGCAGAGGCATTCAGTCAGGAAATCTTACCCCAGTTTGCTACTCCAGGATGGAACCAAGACCTGATAAAATTGTCACAAAAAAAACTAGTAGTAAATACATTTGATGTAGCAACACCCAGTTCCTCTGACGAGGGCTGA
- a CDS encoding PstS family phosphate ABC transporter substrate-binding protein yields MTQQHRTNETKVLVLTLAITLGLVGGLLWWFSHSYGIKASYLNRTKVETPNTDTFSQITDVPTGLFSYGGSTTWAPIRQQVDSAVAIVWPKFQLRYTEPIEAAPGSGTGIKMLLGNQLAFSQSSRALKPEENEQAKKLGFTLKAVPVAIDGIAIAVHPNLNLPGLTLTQLKDIYTGKVNNWEQLGGPKLPITPYSRRPEDSGTIEFFDENVLGGEKFGSNVQFIDTTTNALKEVAKNPGAIYYASAPEVIGQCSIKALPLGKQPDKLVEPYKKPYISLDKCPQQRNQLNTEAFQTGEYPITRRLFVIVKQNGQSDQQAGEAYANLLLTDQGQELIAKAGFVRLR; encoded by the coding sequence ATGACACAACAACATAGAACTAACGAAACTAAAGTTTTGGTTCTAACACTAGCAATCACCTTGGGACTAGTAGGTGGTTTGTTGTGGTGGTTTTCTCACAGCTATGGCATCAAAGCCAGTTATCTCAATAGGACAAAGGTAGAGACACCAAATACTGATACCTTCTCGCAAATAACTGATGTCCCGACGGGTTTATTTAGTTATGGGGGTAGCACTACTTGGGCTCCGATTCGCCAGCAGGTAGATTCAGCCGTGGCCATTGTCTGGCCGAAATTTCAACTACGTTACACCGAGCCGATAGAAGCTGCACCCGGTTCAGGGACGGGAATTAAGATGCTGCTGGGTAATCAGTTAGCATTTTCTCAGTCTTCTCGTGCTTTGAAGCCAGAAGAAAACGAACAGGCGAAAAAATTGGGATTTACACTCAAAGCAGTTCCAGTAGCAATTGATGGAATTGCGATCGCAGTTCACCCGAACCTCAACCTTCCTGGGTTAACTCTCACCCAGCTAAAAGACATCTACACAGGTAAAGTTAATAATTGGGAACAGTTAGGTGGGCCAAAATTACCCATCACACCATATTCTCGTCGTCCAGAAGATAGTGGCACCATCGAATTTTTTGATGAAAACGTGCTAGGTGGAGAAAAATTTGGTAGCAATGTCCAATTTATCGACACTACCACTAACGCCTTAAAAGAAGTAGCCAAAAACCCTGGTGCAATTTACTATGCTTCAGCACCAGAGGTAATCGGACAGTGCAGCATCAAAGCCTTACCCCTAGGTAAACAGCCAGACAAACTTGTGGAACCTTACAAAAAACCTTATATTTCCTTAGATAAATGTCCGCAACAGCGTAATCAACTGAATACAGAAGCATTTCAAACTGGCGAATATCCTATCACCCGACGCTTATTTGTCATTGTTAAACAAAATGGACAAAGCGATCAGCAAGCAGGTGAAGCTTACGCTAACTTGTTGCTGACAGATCAAGGGCAAGAATTAATTGCTAAAGCTGGATTTGTCAGACTTCGCTAA